A window from Nitrospira sp. ND1 encodes these proteins:
- the bioF gene encoding 8-amino-7-oxononanoate synthase, which translates to MFKEYLQKLQDQHLLRRLRTIASSTGPTVRLDGHTVILLSSNNYLGLATHPAVVEAAVEATRQYGAGSGASRLVCGTLTPHEELETALARFNDTEATLTFAAGYLANISAVPALIGKDGLILADRLCHASLIDGCRLSGATFRVYHHRDMNHLEQLLTRRTSNKPTLIVTDGVFSMDGDIAPMRDIALLAERYGAAVYVDDAHGTGILGETGRGTLEHCDVETRIPYHMGTLSKAIGSSGGYLAGSAEFVAYLVNTCRAFTYTTAPTPAAAAAATAALRVIRQEPERRARLWRNRHRLAQGLSGLGFRLAASESPILPVIVGDPDRAMNLAHTLLSLGVYAPAIRPPTVPASTSRIRFTITADHTDEHIDQALTALAQAGRTLNMI; encoded by the coding sequence ATGTTCAAGGAATATCTTCAAAAATTGCAGGACCAGCACCTACTCCGTCGGCTGCGCACCATCGCCTCCTCCACGGGGCCGACGGTCAGGCTCGACGGGCACACCGTGATCCTGCTTTCCTCCAATAATTACCTGGGCCTGGCCACCCACCCAGCCGTCGTAGAAGCGGCCGTCGAAGCGACGCGTCAATACGGGGCGGGATCCGGGGCCTCGCGTCTCGTCTGCGGCACCCTTACGCCCCACGAAGAACTCGAAACGGCACTCGCCCGGTTCAATGACACTGAAGCCACACTCACCTTCGCAGCCGGCTATCTGGCGAATATCAGCGCCGTTCCGGCGCTGATTGGAAAAGACGGGCTCATCCTCGCCGACCGCCTCTGCCACGCAAGTCTGATCGACGGCTGCCGCTTAAGCGGCGCCACATTTCGCGTCTACCACCACCGGGACATGAATCACCTGGAGCAACTCCTTACCCGCCGGACCTCCAACAAACCCACCCTGATCGTGACCGACGGCGTCTTCAGCATGGATGGGGACATCGCACCGATGAGGGACATCGCCCTATTGGCGGAACGGTATGGCGCCGCCGTCTATGTCGACGATGCGCACGGCACGGGAATCCTTGGGGAAACAGGGCGAGGCACCCTCGAACATTGCGATGTCGAAACGCGCATCCCCTATCACATGGGCACCTTGAGCAAAGCGATCGGGAGCTCCGGAGGTTACCTGGCTGGATCAGCGGAATTCGTGGCCTATCTCGTAAATACCTGCCGCGCCTTCACCTATACAACCGCCCCCACACCGGCCGCCGCCGCGGCCGCCACGGCGGCGCTCCGCGTGATCCGGCAAGAGCCTGAGCGGCGAGCCAGATTGTGGCGGAATCGCCATCGCCTTGCGCAAGGACTCAGCGGCCTCGGCTTCCGGCTCGCCGCTTCGGAGAGCCCCATTCTTCCGGTCATCGTCGGCGATCCCGATCGCGCAATGAACCTCGCCCACACACTGCTCTCACTGGGAGTCTATGCCCCCGCCATTCGCCCACCGACGGTGCCGGCGTCCACGAGCCGGATTCGCTTCACGATCACCGCCGATCACACCGATGAGCACATCGACCAGGCGCTGACGGCACTCGCACAGGCAGGTCGCACGCTCAACATGATCTAA
- a CDS encoding tol-pal system YbgF family protein, with protein MSYRIKVPAKVDPLDEAHLLTGVERFLLVLQEQRRAVLVGLGVLLVAAAVVAGVIWYDYQTTLKARELDQEATLHYLNRPADDPKKSHEQLAQAINLYKQVVDQYPRSPVAPLALFHLGNAQVLANEVDAGIETYKRFMLLHGSNTSLLGLVQQRMAYAYLVKGDRDQAVKAFTGILEIPGALNKDHVLFELAKLEESQSRPEGALAHYQDLMKNYPNSPFTSEAAVRVKVLEVKKSPESPAAAATPAPAVTAPAPQPEAPAKSSGKSAAASSKKKP; from the coding sequence ATGAGTTATCGAATCAAAGTTCCCGCAAAGGTCGATCCGCTCGATGAAGCTCATTTGTTGACCGGAGTGGAGCGGTTTTTGCTCGTCTTGCAGGAACAGCGGCGGGCGGTTCTGGTCGGACTGGGAGTCTTGCTCGTTGCCGCGGCGGTGGTTGCCGGGGTCATTTGGTATGACTACCAGACCACGCTGAAAGCACGTGAACTCGATCAGGAAGCGACGCTGCACTATCTCAATCGACCGGCTGACGATCCGAAAAAATCTCACGAACAGCTTGCGCAGGCCATCAATCTCTACAAGCAGGTAGTGGATCAATATCCACGGAGCCCCGTTGCTCCCCTGGCCCTGTTCCATTTAGGGAATGCTCAGGTGCTGGCTAATGAGGTTGATGCAGGGATCGAAACCTACAAACGATTCATGTTGCTCCATGGTTCCAATACCTCGCTCCTGGGGCTTGTCCAGCAGCGGATGGCCTACGCCTATCTGGTGAAGGGGGATCGTGATCAGGCGGTGAAGGCGTTTACCGGCATCCTTGAGATCCCCGGTGCGCTGAATAAAGACCACGTGCTCTTCGAGCTGGCAAAATTGGAAGAATCGCAGTCCCGTCCTGAGGGAGCCCTCGCGCACTACCAGGATTTGATGAAGAATTATCCTAACTCGCCCTTCACCAGTGAAGCGGCCGTGCGAGTGAAGGTGCTGGAAGTGAAGAAGTCTCCGGAGAGTCCGGCGGCGGCTGCTACACCTGCTCCGGCCGTGACTGCGCCCGCTCCCCAGCCTGAGGCGCCTGCTAAGTCTTCAGGCAAGTCTGCCGCGGCGTCCTCCAAGAAAAAACCGTAA
- a CDS encoding lytic transglycosylase domain-containing protein, with product MHARFLGTGVRALPVVSFCLVSLAWPALAGAESPTPSHADTPATTETTPEDIQPSIQEPEYSLDEEDHATAAELEAVEPPAPIASEPSTEVPPAEALLQLKPLNGTTARFTDLLTPPAEVVQEEASAQDQESDEATAYNVPIVLDPSVQGHIRFFNVSIRNRFEQWLIRLSHYRPLVDSIFSEFQLPSDLIYLSLVESGFNPHAYSRARAAGPWQFMKGTAKVYGLRVDSYVDERRDPVKSTVAAARYLRDLYDLFGTWPLAMAAYNAGEGKVMRALHTAQAESFSDIAKTRLIRRETKEYVPRFMAATIIAKNPDRYGFPQNDVRPHQFEEVVVKRPIHFKAIANVTGISYQELKVLNPELRRDATPPDDAEYHLKVPVGTREKVEQLLDRAPTHKFAPLPVPVRVRHVKPEPESGHWYRVRVGDSLERIAKRFNISVKTLKSNNNLTGPTIKVGSRLVIAN from the coding sequence ATGCATGCACGTTTCCTGGGCACAGGTGTTCGCGCTCTGCCGGTTGTCTCGTTCTGCCTGGTCTCTCTCGCGTGGCCGGCCCTCGCAGGAGCGGAGTCGCCCACCCCATCCCACGCCGACACACCCGCGACTACGGAGACTACGCCGGAAGACATTCAACCATCCATTCAGGAACCGGAATACTCGTTGGATGAGGAAGATCACGCCACTGCCGCGGAACTCGAAGCCGTTGAGCCCCCGGCCCCTATTGCCAGCGAACCGTCGACGGAAGTCCCGCCGGCCGAAGCGCTCCTTCAACTCAAGCCCCTCAATGGCACCACCGCTCGATTCACGGATCTGCTGACACCACCCGCAGAGGTGGTTCAGGAAGAGGCTTCTGCGCAGGACCAGGAATCGGATGAAGCCACGGCCTACAACGTGCCGATTGTGCTCGACCCATCCGTTCAAGGCCATATTCGTTTTTTCAACGTCTCTATCCGCAATCGATTTGAACAGTGGCTCATCCGCCTGAGTCACTATCGCCCGCTGGTCGACAGCATCTTCTCTGAATTCCAGCTCCCCAGCGATCTCATCTATCTGTCTCTGGTTGAAAGCGGATTTAACCCCCACGCTTATTCCCGCGCCCGTGCGGCCGGTCCATGGCAATTTATGAAGGGGACCGCCAAAGTCTATGGGCTGCGTGTGGATAGTTATGTGGATGAACGGCGAGACCCTGTGAAGTCGACCGTCGCGGCTGCGCGCTACCTGCGGGACCTGTACGATTTGTTCGGCACCTGGCCTTTGGCCATGGCCGCCTACAACGCCGGTGAGGGCAAGGTGATGCGAGCCCTCCATACGGCGCAAGCGGAGAGCTTTTCAGACATTGCAAAAACACGGCTGATCCGGCGGGAAACGAAAGAATACGTCCCCCGATTCATGGCCGCAACCATCATCGCCAAGAATCCGGACCGCTATGGCTTCCCGCAGAACGACGTGCGGCCTCACCAGTTTGAAGAAGTGGTCGTGAAGCGCCCCATCCACTTTAAAGCGATTGCCAATGTGACGGGCATTTCGTACCAGGAACTGAAGGTACTGAACCCGGAGTTACGGCGCGATGCCACGCCCCCGGACGATGCCGAATATCACCTGAAGGTTCCGGTCGGGACCAGGGAGAAGGTCGAACAATTGTTGGATCGGGCCCCGACTCACAAATTCGCACCGCTCCCGGTCCCCGTCAGGGTCCGGCACGTCAAGCCTGAGCCGGAATCCGGCCACTGGTATCGGGTGCGCGTAGGCGACTCTCTAGAAAGAATCGCCAAGCGATTCAACATCTCCGTCAAAACCCTCAAGTCCAACAATAACCTGACAGGTCCCACCATCAAGGTAGGAAGCCGCCTGGTCATCGCGAACTAA
- a CDS encoding alanine--glyoxylate aminotransferase family protein — protein MLKRYLLAPGPTPVPPEVLLAMARPMIHHRAPEFDKLFAEVREDLKWLFQTRNDVLILASSGTGGMEGSVSNFLSPGDKALTINGGKFGERWTKLCKTFGAQVTELKVEWGRAVDPQAVADALKKDPSIKAVYVQASETSTAVAHDVKALADIVKGYEETILVVDAITALGVLDLKTDAWGLDVVITGSQKALMLPPGLAFASVSEKAWRLADKAKNAAFYFNFKRERENQQKSTTAYTPAVSLILGLKEVMNMLKAEGLEAVFARHAMLATAMREGVKAAGLSIFPQERPSDALTAISAPEGVDGQAVYKNLRTQYGMTAAGGQDHLKGKIFRISHMGYIDSFDVITALAAVEMVIKGLGYPIKLGSGVAKAQEIIMGKS, from the coding sequence ATGCTCAAACGGTATTTGCTAGCTCCCGGTCCCACCCCCGTTCCTCCGGAGGTGTTACTGGCCATGGCCAGACCCATGATTCATCACCGGGCGCCCGAATTCGATAAACTGTTTGCCGAGGTCCGTGAGGACCTGAAGTGGCTGTTTCAGACCAGGAACGATGTGTTGATTCTCGCGTCTTCCGGCACCGGAGGGATGGAGGGCTCGGTTTCGAATTTCTTGTCCCCGGGGGATAAGGCCCTCACGATCAACGGCGGCAAGTTCGGCGAGCGTTGGACGAAGCTGTGTAAGACGTTCGGAGCGCAGGTCACTGAGTTAAAGGTCGAGTGGGGCCGTGCGGTGGATCCGCAGGCCGTCGCCGATGCCTTGAAGAAGGATCCGTCGATCAAGGCCGTCTATGTGCAGGCGAGCGAGACCTCCACGGCTGTGGCGCATGACGTCAAAGCCTTGGCCGATATCGTCAAAGGGTACGAGGAGACGATTTTGGTCGTGGATGCGATTACCGCCCTGGGAGTCCTCGATCTCAAGACCGATGCCTGGGGCCTCGACGTAGTCATCACCGGGTCGCAGAAAGCCTTAATGTTGCCGCCGGGCTTAGCCTTTGCCAGCGTGAGTGAAAAGGCCTGGCGATTGGCCGACAAAGCGAAGAACGCGGCGTTCTATTTCAATTTTAAGCGCGAGCGTGAGAATCAGCAGAAGAGCACGACGGCCTATACGCCGGCTGTGTCCCTGATTCTGGGCCTCAAAGAAGTAATGAACATGTTGAAAGCCGAGGGGCTGGAAGCCGTCTTTGCCCGTCACGCGATGTTGGCGACGGCGATGCGAGAAGGCGTCAAGGCCGCAGGGCTCTCCATCTTCCCTCAAGAGCGTCCGAGCGACGCGTTAACCGCGATTTCGGCGCCTGAAGGTGTGGACGGACAGGCCGTCTATAAGAATTTGCGGACCCAATATGGAATGACGGCGGCGGGTGGCCAGGATCACCTGAAGGGCAAAATCTTCCGTATTTCTCACATGGGGTATATCGATAGTTTTGACGTCATCACGGCCCTGGCGGCGGTGGAGATGGTCATCAAGGGGCTGGGCTATCCCATAAAACTCGGTAGCGGGGTGGCAAAGGCTCAAGAAATTATTATGGGCAAGTCTTAG